A region of Rhodanobacteraceae bacterium DNA encodes the following proteins:
- a CDS encoding PUTATIVE PERIPLASMIC PROTEIN, which translates to MTRIAAAVLVAVGLVVGGWFVGNGFAHRHAVRYVAVKGLAERNVKADIALWQIHFAETGDQLADVQARIEHDDAAVTAFLQKHKLGPDAIAFHHVQVTDRAARNFGNEQYKTRFVITGTIMVRTRDVDAVAAAAQDTGALIAQGVVLGNPDGGFDEGPNYLFDGINALKPSMIAEATKNARAAAEQFARDSGSRLGGILRANQGVFEILPRDKAPMLQQDKQIDKTVRVVATLEYELQG; encoded by the coding sequence ATGACTCGCATTGCTGCCGCCGTGCTCGTTGCCGTTGGCCTGGTTGTCGGCGGCTGGTTCGTCGGCAACGGTTTCGCACACCGCCATGCGGTGCGCTACGTGGCCGTCAAGGGGCTTGCCGAACGCAACGTCAAGGCCGACATTGCCTTGTGGCAAATCCATTTCGCCGAGACCGGCGACCAGCTCGCCGATGTGCAGGCGCGGATCGAGCACGACGATGCGGCGGTCACCGCGTTCCTGCAGAAGCACAAGCTCGGGCCGGATGCGATCGCGTTCCACCACGTGCAGGTGACCGATCGTGCCGCGCGCAACTTCGGCAACGAGCAGTACAAGACACGCTTCGTCATCACGGGCACCATCATGGTGCGCACCAGGGACGTGGATGCCGTCGCGGCGGCGGCGCAGGATACGGGCGCGTTGATCGCGCAGGGCGTGGTGCTGGGCAACCCCGACGGCGGCTTCGACGAGGGCCCGAACTACCTGTTCGACGGCATCAATGCGCTGAAGCCGTCGATGATCGCCGAAGCGACGAAGAACGCGCGCGCTGCCGCGGAGCAATTCGCGCGCGATTCCGGCAGCCGGTTGGGCGGCATCCTGCGCGCCAACCAGGGCGTGTTCGAGATCCTGCCGCGCGACAAGGCGCCGATGCTGCAGCAGGACAAGCAGATCGACAAGACCGTGCGCGTGGTCGCGACGCTGGAATACGAACTGCAGGGCTGA
- a CDS encoding Leucine aminopeptidase-related protein, translated as MLRTRSLSALMTAALVSTAALAAPPPVNHHSELRAIAGAVQASNLHATDVALVGFGTRHTLSTTTSKTRGIGAARRWVAAQFNDISKGCGGCLEVVKPAQVFTGERMPKAGAEVMDIVAIQRGTTDSDRVIVMTAHLDSRRSDVMDATGDSPGANDDGSGVAALIETARVLSHYKFPATLVYSADSGEEQGLYGGKIIAQYAVDQGWNVEADLNNDIVGNSHGGNGAYDPHTIRVFSEGTKSNETLQQAAYRRYHGGGVDSPSRNLARYMQALAEQYLDDFHVRMVYRTDRWGRSGDQVPFLEQGFPAVRLSESNEDYDRQHQNVRVENGVHYGDVVSGVDFDYLANVTRLDAITMASLAMAPPPPSDLAVKGAVAYDTTLSWKPSPGAASYNVWWRETTAPQWQHVQDAGDADSVVLKNIILDDYFFGVSAVSQDGWESPVEFPGFAGSFARSPKLGPDGKPTNERYPGAFGNTGGGAVGPASWQTGAKQPSGKTP; from the coding sequence ATGCTGCGCACGCGTTCGTTGTCCGCACTGATGACTGCGGCACTGGTTTCCACGGCTGCGCTCGCCGCGCCGCCGCCCGTCAACCACCACTCCGAATTGCGCGCCATCGCCGGCGCGGTGCAGGCTTCCAACCTGCACGCGACCGACGTCGCGCTGGTCGGTTTCGGCACCCGCCACACGCTTTCGACCACGACCTCGAAGACGCGCGGCATCGGTGCGGCGCGACGCTGGGTCGCCGCGCAGTTCAATGACATCTCCAAAGGCTGCGGCGGTTGCCTTGAAGTCGTGAAGCCCGCGCAGGTGTTCACCGGCGAACGCATGCCCAAGGCCGGCGCCGAAGTGATGGACATCGTGGCCATCCAGCGCGGTACGACGGATTCGGACCGCGTGATCGTGATGACCGCGCACCTCGATTCGCGCCGCAGCGACGTGATGGACGCGACCGGCGATTCGCCCGGCGCCAACGATGACGGCTCCGGCGTCGCCGCGTTGATCGAAACCGCCCGCGTGCTGTCGCATTACAAGTTCCCGGCGACGCTGGTGTATTCGGCCGATTCCGGCGAGGAGCAGGGCCTGTACGGCGGCAAGATCATCGCGCAGTACGCGGTGGACCAGGGCTGGAACGTCGAGGCCGATCTCAACAACGACATCGTCGGCAACTCGCACGGCGGCAACGGCGCGTACGACCCGCACACCATCCGCGTGTTTTCCGAAGGCACCAAGTCCAACGAGACGCTGCAGCAGGCCGCGTACCGGCGCTACCATGGCGGCGGCGTGGATTCACCCTCGCGCAACCTCGCGCGCTACATGCAGGCGCTGGCCGAACAATACCTCGACGATTTCCACGTCCGCATGGTCTATCGCACCGATCGCTGGGGGCGTTCCGGCGACCAGGTGCCGTTCCTCGAACAGGGTTTTCCTGCGGTGCGGCTGTCGGAATCGAACGAGGACTACGATCGCCAGCACCAGAACGTGCGCGTCGAGAACGGCGTGCACTACGGCGACGTGGTGTCGGGCGTCGATTTCGATTACCTCGCCAACGTCACGCGCCTCGACGCGATCACCATGGCCTCGCTGGCGATGGCGCCGCCACCGCCTTCCGATCTTGCCGTGAAGGGTGCGGTGGCCTACGACACCACGTTGTCGTGGAAACCGTCGCCGGGCGCGGCCAGCTACAACGTGTGGTGGCGCGAAACCACCGCGCCGCAGTGGCAACACGTGCAGGACGCGGGCGATGCCGATTCCGTGGTGCTGAAGAACATCATCCTTGATGATTATTTCTTCGGCGTGTCGGCGGTCAGCCAGGACGGCTGGGAAAGCCCGGTCGAGTTCCCGGGTTTCGCCGGCAGCTTCGCGCGTTCGCCCAAGCTCGGACCCGACGGCAAACCGACCAACGAGCGTTATCCCGGCGCGTTCGGCAACACCGGCGGCGGCGCAGTCGGGCCGGCGTCGTGGCAAACTGGCGCGAAACAACCGTCCGGGAAGACGCCATGA